The Scyliorhinus torazame isolate Kashiwa2021f chromosome 10, sScyTor2.1, whole genome shotgun sequence genome contains a region encoding:
- the iftap gene encoding uncharacterized protein iftap isoform X3, translating to MFLGLNISAFEMPAVFGSQPMEEGLIAFDVLDRFCSSHEQTYAEFLKSFMHLKKEDLKKQKALPPEYGTKTKVDECKLVQREWSENSGQKGGKPSKDDQETVLLVSKVSCLREPYRIVVTMFMVECTECISLVLFHTEYICYYILSSQYNECIVVIKWNNILSNLWGLSKNVKLCFSRHLIIVFFL from the exons ATTAAATATCTCTGCATTCGAAATGCCTGCTGTGTTTGGATCCCAACCTATGGAGGAAGGATTAATAGCCTTTGATGTTTTGGATAGATTTTGTAGCAGCCATGAGCAAACGTATGCTGAATTCCTGAAATCGTTTATGCATCTGAAAAAAG AGGACCTGAAGAAACAGAAGGCATTACCTCCTGAATATGGCACCAAAACAAAAGTTGATGAATGCAAACTAGTTCAGAGGGAATGGTCAGAAAACTCAGGACAGAAAGGAGGAAAACCATCCAAGGACGACCAAGAG ACTGTGCTACTTGTCTCAAAAGTTTCCTGTTTGCGCGAACCATACAGAATAGTTGTCACCATGTTTATGGTAGAGTGCACAGAATGCATTTCTCTTGTATTGTTTCACACAGAATATATTTGTTATTATATTTTATCTTCGCAGTATAATGAATGTATTGTAGTTATAAAATGGAATAACATTTTGAGCAATTTATGGGGACTCtcaaaaaatgtgaagttatgcttcTCTCGTCACCTTATAATTGTATTTTTCTTATAA